In Legionella beliardensis, the following are encoded in one genomic region:
- a CDS encoding glutamate-5-semialdehyde dehydrogenase, giving the protein MNSEIIAQLKAVKKSFYELENLNSETRTQVLKDLATRVRAASEQLIIENKKDLDLMDSNDPKYDRLLLNQERIQSIARDIELVATLPNPIGKILVENKMPNGLIIKKMTVPIGVIAVIYESRPNVTLDVFSLCFKTGNACVLKGSKEAFFSNQFLVTIIKNTLNDYKLNPNLVYLLPPEREYTLYLLKAREYIDLCIPRGSQALIEFVRKNAQVPIIETGAGIVHTYFDKKGDLNKGQLIINNAKTRRVSVCNALDTLVIHQKRLADLPELIKLLANKEVKIYADSLSFHALEKHYPSNLLHQAEAQNFGQEYLDFKMAIKTVSTLEEAIEHIQLYTSHHSEAIITEDTEACHKFLSAVDAAVVYVNASTAFTDGGQFGLGAEIGISTQKIHARGPMGLDALMSYKWIVLGDGQIRD; this is encoded by the coding sequence ATGAACTCCGAAATTATTGCACAATTAAAAGCGGTAAAAAAATCATTTTATGAACTTGAAAATTTAAATTCAGAAACACGTACTCAGGTTTTAAAAGACCTAGCCACAAGGGTGAGGGCTGCCAGTGAGCAATTAATTATTGAAAATAAAAAAGACTTGGATTTAATGGACAGTAATGATCCAAAGTATGATCGCCTACTACTTAACCAAGAAAGAATCCAATCAATAGCTCGTGATATTGAACTAGTTGCTACTTTACCTAATCCAATAGGAAAAATTCTTGTAGAAAATAAAATGCCTAATGGGTTAATTATTAAGAAAATGACAGTGCCGATAGGCGTTATTGCAGTCATTTATGAGTCAAGGCCAAATGTGACCTTAGATGTTTTTAGTCTTTGTTTCAAAACTGGAAATGCCTGTGTTTTAAAGGGTAGTAAAGAAGCTTTTTTTTCTAATCAGTTTTTAGTGACCATCATAAAAAATACGTTAAATGATTATAAGTTAAACCCAAACCTTGTGTATTTGTTACCACCTGAACGCGAATACACACTCTATTTACTTAAAGCAAGAGAATATATTGATTTGTGTATTCCGCGTGGCAGTCAAGCGCTAATAGAATTTGTCAGAAAAAATGCCCAAGTCCCTATTATCGAAACAGGCGCCGGCATTGTGCATACTTATTTTGACAAGAAAGGTGATTTAAACAAAGGTCAATTGATTATTAATAATGCGAAAACAAGGCGAGTAAGCGTATGCAATGCGTTAGATACCTTAGTAATTCATCAAAAACGTTTAGCAGACTTACCAGAGCTTATTAAGCTACTTGCTAATAAAGAGGTGAAAATTTATGCAGATAGCTTAAGTTTTCATGCTTTAGAGAAACATTACCCCAGCAATCTGCTACATCAAGCTGAGGCGCAAAATTTTGGCCAAGAATACTTAGACTTTAAAATGGCTATTAAGACCGTCTCGACCTTAGAAGAGGCTATTGAACATATTCAACTATATACTTCTCACCATAGTGAGGCAATTATTACAGAAGATACAGAAGCCTGTCATAAATTTCTATCCGCCGTTGATGCTGCTGTTGTTTACGTAAACGCATCTACAGCGTTTACCGATGGTGGTCAGTTTGGTTTAGGGGCTGAGATAGGTATTAGTACCCAAAAAATCCATGCTCGTGGGCCTATGGGACTAGATGCTTTAATGAGTTATAAGTGGATTGTGTTAGGGGATGGCCAAATAAGAGATTAA
- a CDS encoding DUF6356 family protein produces the protein MKNIFTSHPNEVGESYIEHMFFALRFSLKMLLGSIACFLHAFFPFTFKRTGSTIVLKIVTNLNQGGRKNLFDVPLKNKS, from the coding sequence TTGAAAAATATTTTTACAAGTCACCCTAATGAGGTGGGCGAATCTTACATTGAACATATGTTTTTCGCGCTTCGGTTTTCTCTTAAAATGTTATTAGGCTCAATTGCTTGTTTTTTACATGCATTTTTTCCTTTTACTTTTAAAAGAACTGGTAGCACAATTGTATTAAAGATAGTTACTAACCTAAATCAAGGAGGCCGTAAAAATTTATTTGATGTTCCTTTAAAGAATAAATCTTAG
- the dacB gene encoding D-alanyl-D-alanine carboxypeptidase/D-alanyl-D-alanine endopeptidase produces the protein MQPFKLLITSIAFFSSTMLSAQTLQENLDAVIDQMLPYANVGIYIKDIQSNKVVYQRNANKLFNPASNMKLLSAAAALYELGPNYRYTTNLAKQGDDIYFNFNGSPSLTTEKLQNLVLQLPKLGINKINNVILDASHFKPPFYAPGTSYDDLGWYYAAPSTAIILNENAIAYDVSAKELNKIAEITSQAVDNPLTVINEVITVSKADEKEHCSFNIQTLKNNTLRLYGCIAQTKQPKKMFFAIPNPMLFAKQIIEQTLVKNGIELKGRVTPGRTPASAQILAKEESANLIVLLAHMLEESDNLYADSITKQLAVNLTGEGTYKQGAYSIKTSLSKHTHLNMKQIELADGVGTRYNLITPEQLVVLLTDLYHDEALGPLFLGALPKMGQSGTLKERMKKSPLMGKIAAKTGSMHDVSALSGYMVAPNGKEYVFSIISNGINTNIVKAKELEEKILLTVALENKVD, from the coding sequence ATGCAGCCATTTAAATTACTTATTACCTCTATAGCCTTTTTTTCCTCCACAATGCTTTCTGCGCAAACCCTGCAAGAAAATTTAGATGCCGTAATTGATCAAATGTTGCCTTATGCTAATGTTGGTATCTATATAAAAGATATACAATCTAACAAAGTTGTTTATCAACGTAATGCCAACAAGCTGTTTAACCCAGCAAGTAATATGAAGCTATTATCTGCTGCAGCAGCGTTATATGAGTTAGGACCCAATTATCGCTATACAACTAATTTAGCAAAGCAGGGGGATGATATTTATTTTAACTTTAATGGCTCACCCTCCTTAACTACCGAAAAGTTACAAAATTTAGTTTTACAATTACCTAAGTTAGGTATTAATAAAATTAACAATGTTATTTTAGATGCATCCCACTTTAAACCGCCATTTTACGCGCCTGGTACTTCTTATGATGATTTAGGTTGGTATTATGCAGCACCGAGTACAGCAATTATCCTTAATGAAAATGCTATAGCCTATGATGTTAGTGCCAAAGAGCTTAATAAAATTGCTGAAATTACCTCGCAAGCTGTGGATAATCCGTTAACTGTCATTAATGAGGTAATTACAGTTAGTAAAGCAGACGAAAAAGAGCATTGCTCATTTAATATCCAAACGTTAAAAAATAATACGTTACGTCTTTACGGATGTATTGCCCAAACTAAGCAGCCTAAAAAAATGTTTTTTGCTATACCAAATCCGATGCTATTTGCTAAGCAAATAATTGAGCAAACTTTAGTAAAAAATGGCATTGAATTAAAGGGAAGAGTGACCCCTGGCCGAACGCCTGCAAGCGCGCAAATTCTTGCTAAGGAAGAATCGGCTAATTTAATTGTTTTACTCGCGCACATGTTGGAAGAATCTGATAACCTCTATGCTGACAGTATCACCAAACAGTTAGCAGTAAATTTGACAGGCGAAGGAACTTATAAACAAGGTGCTTATAGTATTAAAACATCGCTTAGCAAGCATACTCATCTTAATATGAAGCAAATAGAACTAGCTGATGGAGTAGGGACGAGATACAATCTTATCACGCCTGAACAACTTGTAGTTCTCCTTACCGATTTATATCATGATGAAGCGCTAGGCCCACTGTTTTTAGGCGCATTACCTAAAATGGGGCAATCAGGTACCTTAAAAGAGAGAATGAAAAAGTCTCCACTTATGGGAAAAATTGCTGCAAAAACTGGTTCCATGCATGACGTTTCTGCATTATCAGGCTATATGGTTGCACCTAATGGTAAGGAATACGTTTTTTCTATCATAAGTAATGGTATAAATACCAATATTGTTAAAGCAAAAGAATTAGAAGAAAAAATCTTGTTAACTGTCGCTTTAGAGAATAAAGTGGATTAA
- the proB gene encoding glutamate 5-kinase, which yields MKIVIKVGTQSILEVDGKPIDSVLNSIVSQISSLLKANHHVILVSSGAVGSGRKVAESFLQKQAGLSVGEKQLLASIGQPELMNIYSSLFKSQRILVSQLLLTKQDFQTRQHYLNIARLLAELLKHQNIIPIINENDSVAIEELMFTDNDELAGLIAAQIDADHLIILTNVDGVFTGDPKEPSAKLIKQINPAQSWPTVSTAKSTLGRGGMFSKLNIARKMSSLGIATTIANINTDSVITKIIDNGNIGTTILANRKTSNIKRWIALHNTKQLPSITINDPLFSLIKENKQILSILPIGIVSYLGEWKKGDLIDILNLRKEKIGIGLARYDVKRLEEYLGQKNKPAFIHYDQLQIMPW from the coding sequence ATGAAAATTGTCATTAAAGTTGGCACGCAAAGTATTTTAGAAGTAGATGGGAAACCAATAGACTCAGTGCTTAACAGTATTGTAAGCCAAATCTCCTCCCTTCTTAAGGCAAATCACCATGTTATTTTAGTAAGCTCTGGTGCAGTAGGCTCAGGTCGAAAAGTAGCAGAGTCATTTTTACAAAAACAAGCAGGCCTCTCTGTTGGCGAAAAACAACTTTTAGCCTCTATCGGTCAACCTGAATTAATGAATATTTATTCGAGTTTATTTAAATCACAACGTATTTTAGTATCGCAATTATTACTGACTAAACAAGACTTCCAAACGCGCCAGCACTACTTAAATATTGCTCGTTTATTAGCTGAGCTCCTTAAACATCAAAACATCATACCCATTATTAATGAAAATGATTCTGTTGCTATTGAAGAGTTAATGTTTACTGATAATGATGAATTAGCAGGGCTTATTGCAGCGCAAATAGATGCGGATCATTTAATTATTCTTACTAATGTAGACGGAGTATTTACAGGCGATCCTAAAGAACCAAGCGCAAAACTTATCAAGCAGATTAATCCTGCCCAAAGTTGGCCAACTGTATCGACAGCTAAATCTACTTTAGGGCGAGGAGGTATGTTTTCTAAGCTTAATATCGCTCGTAAAATGTCTAGCTTAGGAATAGCAACTACCATTGCTAATATTAATACCGATTCTGTGATTACGAAGATTATCGATAATGGAAATATTGGCACAACTATCTTAGCTAATAGAAAGACATCCAATATAAAACGTTGGATTGCCCTACACAATACAAAACAGCTACCTTCAATCACAATTAATGATCCCTTATTTTCTCTAATTAAGGAAAATAAACAAATATTAAGTATTCTACCCATAGGAATTGTTAGTTACCTGGGCGAGTGGAAAAAGGGCGATTTAATAGATATCTTAAATTTAAGAAAAGAAAAAATAGGGATTGGACTGGCTCGGTATGATGTTAAACGTTTAGAAGAGTACTTAGGTCAGAAAAATAAACCAGCCTTTATCCACTATGATCAATTGCAGATAATGCCTTGGTAA
- a CDS encoding glycosyltransferase family 2 protein has protein sequence MIRLIINLNLFYLIYICELIKFTNNKYYYNLLYQRQFLQKCREASAKKNEFFSLLLKLYLDIESISFEYLVTFSKKLKLKDFKKIIKVFTQQNPEMSLQLLDRTRRKSDLAFIYRSFLFPSQSDESTLKNLLKKKPSLIFNLYNHYHYYNASQAEKTLNQYFNSNNLLPLTKVNENKPLYIDNIAIVSHIESKKNYGQVSIIVSAKNEELLIEGAIQSLINQSYKNIEIIFINDASSDKTLDVFINTCNKHKFKNFKTINLDRNVGPFYCMNLGMQAAKGDFITFHGADDWAHPQRISAQLNEIIKRNAMASMSKLIRIKPTGELFSKHIYPLNRICVSSLLFKRQVIKDLGYFYTDLLGSDSEYPERIRLFYSARNLIVSPLVLTLAAHRNDSRTTCNKFGTANFGINKRRLLDLEILMERLYDQFKFKKSYYVPFNKKQYSL, from the coding sequence GTGATAAGGTTAATTATTAATTTAAATCTTTTTTATTTAATTTATATTTGTGAGTTAATAAAATTTACTAACAATAAATATTATTATAATTTACTTTATCAAAGACAATTTTTACAAAAATGTAGAGAGGCAAGCGCCAAAAAAAATGAGTTTTTTTCTCTATTATTAAAGCTATATTTAGATATAGAAAGTATTTCTTTTGAGTATCTTGTTACCTTTTCAAAAAAGCTTAAGTTAAAAGATTTTAAAAAAATTATTAAAGTTTTTACGCAACAAAATCCAGAAATGAGTCTACAACTCTTAGATAGAACTAGAAGAAAGTCAGATTTAGCCTTTATTTATCGTTCTTTTTTATTTCCTAGCCAAAGCGATGAAAGTACGTTAAAAAATCTTTTGAAAAAGAAACCCTCTCTTATTTTTAATCTTTATAATCATTATCACTATTATAACGCCTCTCAAGCAGAGAAAACATTAAATCAATATTTTAATTCAAATAATTTATTACCTCTTACTAAGGTAAATGAAAACAAACCATTATACATAGATAACATTGCTATCGTCTCTCATATAGAGAGTAAAAAAAATTATGGCCAAGTTTCAATTATTGTTAGCGCTAAAAATGAAGAGCTTTTAATAGAAGGTGCTATACAATCATTAATAAACCAAAGCTATAAAAATATTGAAATCATTTTTATAAATGATGCATCTAGCGATAAAACATTAGACGTCTTCATCAATACTTGTAATAAACATAAATTTAAAAATTTTAAAACGATAAACCTTGATAGAAATGTTGGCCCGTTTTATTGTATGAATTTAGGTATGCAAGCAGCAAAAGGTGATTTTATCACATTTCATGGCGCAGATGATTGGGCACACCCTCAGCGCATATCAGCTCAACTTAATGAGATAATTAAACGTAATGCAATGGCCTCTATGTCTAAGCTAATTAGAATCAAGCCTACTGGTGAGCTTTTTTCAAAACATATTTATCCTTTAAACCGTATTTGTGTATCCTCCCTCTTATTTAAACGACAAGTAATAAAAGATTTAGGTTATTTTTATACGGATTTACTTGGATCAGACTCTGAATATCCCGAAAGAATAAGACTTTTTTATAGCGCACGGAATTTGATTGTCTCACCTTTGGTACTAACTTTGGCAGCGCATAGAAATGATTCAAGAACAACGTGTAATAAATTTGGTACAGCTAATTTTGGTATTAATAAACGTCGTTTGCTCGACTTGGAAATATTAATGGAACGATTGTATGATCAATTTAAATTCAAGAAATCTTATTATGTTCCGTTTAATAAAAAACAATACTCTCTTTAA
- the gstA gene encoding glutathione transferase GstA, giving the protein MKLYYTKGACSLVQRIIINELGLKAQFESVDLKEKKTETGENYLSINPKGAVPALKLDNGEIITENAVILQYLADEAKATTLLPEVGNMQRYRILEWVNYITTEVHKSFGPLFNPKMPEQVKEEIFIPLIKSKFSFINKAMQKPYLADNHFTIADAYLFVMLLWAKNFKINLDELSNLQDFANELSRRESVKKSLHEEGLDNS; this is encoded by the coding sequence ATGAAGCTTTATTATACTAAAGGTGCCTGCTCACTAGTTCAACGAATTATTATTAATGAATTAGGGCTAAAAGCACAGTTTGAATCTGTTGACTTAAAGGAAAAGAAAACGGAAACAGGAGAAAACTACTTATCCATTAATCCTAAAGGTGCAGTTCCTGCTTTAAAATTAGATAATGGCGAGATTATTACTGAAAATGCAGTTATTTTGCAATATCTAGCTGATGAAGCTAAGGCAACCACGTTATTGCCTGAAGTTGGTAATATGCAGCGTTATCGTATATTAGAATGGGTTAATTATATTACTACCGAAGTTCATAAGAGTTTTGGTCCTTTATTTAATCCAAAGATGCCCGAGCAGGTAAAAGAAGAGATTTTTATTCCTTTAATTAAATCAAAATTTTCCTTTATTAATAAAGCGATGCAGAAACCCTATTTAGCAGATAATCATTTTACTATAGCTGATGCTTATTTATTTGTTATGTTACTGTGGGCGAAAAATTTTAAAATTAACTTAGATGAGTTAAGTAACTTACAGGATTTTGCTAACGAATTAAGTCGACGTGAGTCTGTTAAAAAATCCTTGCATGAGGAAGGTTTAGACAATTCTTAA
- a CDS encoding polysaccharide biosynthesis/export family protein, whose protein sequence is MKKLTTLLLICLFPLMALAGEQRNIPGLQDMTKSSFEQVEKTSVDQARNTTSLSATGFSAASNSADDGRDAADDEETNIHLKSSTHMGDVLNQRLPVFGRNLFGRQCEQLHQARFFNPEYRITVGDEVNVQMWGAYQLSQRITVDSQGNIFIPDVGPVKVEGVENQQLNEVIQQHVKKSFKKGVNLYADLVTAQPVQVYVAGFVNSPGLYDGLSSDSVIYFLCAAGGINLNEGSFRDIAVIRNGKPLRQVDLYDFLFKGFVTPFQLHQGDTILVKAQKYIISVAGDVKSAYQYELLDQELPLSALMSLANVEPTATYVRIQRNQGRQPTFIYEPIHSSKPLKIKAGDRITFVADKEVQQTLITVKGQVKGPHQYVVKQGTTLRQFLKTLPLAPDANLANVQLFRESVARQQKEALNANLARLQRQTMTGETLTGDDAKLQAARSELITKFVQEAKQVETKGQVVLGELDQWNTILLQNNDVINIPPHSSVVTVSGDVVNSISLTINPQYRLIDYIQAAGGFQKTANQGEFLLVRQNGQVQLVKHSWHSGHVGLQGGDQLIVLPKQTENGIKVTGMMSSILYQLALAAKVAANL, encoded by the coding sequence ATGAAAAAGCTCACTACATTATTACTAATATGTCTATTTCCTTTGATGGCTTTAGCTGGTGAGCAACGAAATATTCCGGGCCTGCAAGACATGACTAAGTCTAGTTTTGAGCAGGTCGAAAAAACTTCAGTAGATCAAGCTAGGAATACAACTAGCTTATCAGCGACTGGATTTTCTGCCGCCAGTAACAGCGCGGATGATGGCCGAGATGCCGCGGATGATGAAGAAACGAATATCCATTTAAAATCAAGCACGCACATGGGAGATGTGTTAAACCAACGGTTGCCAGTGTTTGGACGCAATTTATTTGGGCGGCAATGTGAACAATTACACCAAGCACGATTTTTTAATCCAGAATATCGGATAACGGTTGGTGATGAAGTGAATGTTCAGATGTGGGGTGCGTATCAGTTGTCGCAACGGATTACGGTTGATAGTCAGGGGAATATTTTTATCCCAGACGTAGGGCCTGTGAAAGTGGAAGGGGTTGAAAACCAACAATTAAATGAGGTCATCCAACAGCATGTGAAAAAGAGCTTTAAGAAGGGCGTGAATCTGTATGCTGATTTAGTGACCGCGCAACCGGTGCAAGTGTATGTGGCAGGGTTTGTGAATTCACCGGGCCTTTATGATGGGCTATCGTCTGACTCGGTGATTTACTTTCTTTGTGCCGCCGGTGGCATCAATTTAAATGAGGGGAGCTTTCGTGACATTGCAGTGATTCGCAATGGCAAGCCGCTTCGCCAGGTTGATTTATACGATTTTCTGTTTAAAGGCTTTGTCACCCCGTTTCAATTGCACCAAGGGGATACGATTTTAGTCAAGGCGCAAAAGTACATTATCTCGGTGGCGGGGGATGTGAAAAGTGCCTATCAATATGAATTGCTAGACCAAGAGTTGCCCTTATCCGCCTTAATGAGCTTAGCGAATGTCGAGCCGACAGCGACTTACGTGCGTATTCAACGCAACCAAGGCCGCCAGCCAACCTTTATTTACGAACCCATTCACTCTTCCAAACCGCTTAAAATCAAAGCCGGTGACCGCATTACCTTTGTGGCGGATAAAGAAGTGCAACAAACGTTGATTACGGTCAAAGGCCAAGTCAAAGGACCGCATCAGTACGTGGTCAAACAAGGCACCACCTTGCGCCAATTTCTAAAAACACTGCCGCTTGCGCCGGATGCTAATCTCGCCAATGTGCAACTGTTTCGCGAATCAGTGGCAAGACAACAAAAAGAAGCCCTCAATGCCAATCTTGCTCGCTTACAGCGCCAGACCATGACCGGTGAAACACTCACCGGAGATGATGCCAAACTGCAAGCCGCACGCTCGGAATTAATTACCAAATTTGTGCAAGAAGCCAAGCAAGTTGAAACCAAAGGCCAAGTGGTCTTAGGTGAGTTAGACCAGTGGAATACCATCCTGTTGCAAAATAATGATGTCATTAATATTCCTCCGCACTCCTCTGTGGTAACCGTCAGTGGTGATGTGGTGAATTCCATCTCGCTAACCATCAACCCGCAGTATCGCTTGATTGATTACATTCAAGCGGCCGGTGGCTTTCAAAAAACAGCCAATCAAGGCGAGTTTTTGTTAGTCAGACAAAATGGCCAAGTGCAACTGGTTAAACACTCCTGGCATTCAGGACACGTAGGACTCCAAGGCGGCGACCAGCTCATTGTCTTGCCTAAACAAACTGAAAATGGCATTAAAGTAACTGGCATGATGTCGTCTATCTTGTATCAGTTGGCTTTGGCTGCGAAGGTAGCAGCTAATCTTTAA
- a CDS encoding glycosyltransferase family 1 protein yields MSDTFIVPYLNGVEATSIPYTRCMITNIVDHIGDELKADIYVAHLEEAVWAAYALKQKFNDGAIYLDQVEIPGLYMQDRCLLKPYKNFLEIYMEFTAKAMIKKVDKILTASKPLKDFINEKYSFKDIITIENYPYYHKLKNDKQTIIRALCRAEDSDILILYPNNIYSVLQFEKILDWLASLPAHFKMVSVGHISTKDLNDLNLYAEKIGMKNRVMFFNENDFSNMADFCSGADFSFICPNPQILNDYLTLSNRIFDCIRARLPILSYDVPAHKFYIDEYKIGEVVSLENQSNQMPELIKRFADKLEFYRSNLENAAKALVWEAQENKFLEFFNYPKTVTFIGKNDLSNNNRTLRMVQTLVNLGTKVNIVTTSDPKEPITKVNYYNMHTYFKQNLSN; encoded by the coding sequence ATGAGCGATACGTTCATAGTACCTTATTTAAATGGAGTAGAAGCAACTAGTATTCCTTATACGCGTTGTATGATTACTAATATTGTCGATCACATAGGGGATGAACTTAAAGCTGATATCTACGTTGCACACCTTGAAGAAGCAGTATGGGCGGCTTATGCATTAAAACAAAAATTTAATGATGGAGCCATATATCTTGATCAAGTAGAAATACCTGGTTTGTATATGCAAGACCGCTGCTTGCTTAAACCCTATAAAAATTTCCTAGAAATTTATATGGAATTTACAGCTAAGGCAATGATTAAAAAGGTCGACAAAATATTAACTGCTAGCAAACCATTAAAAGATTTTATAAATGAAAAATATTCTTTTAAAGACATTATTACTATAGAAAATTACCCTTACTATCATAAATTAAAAAATGATAAACAAACAATAATACGAGCCTTATGTAGGGCTGAGGACTCCGATATATTAATACTTTATCCAAATAACATTTATTCAGTATTACAATTTGAAAAAATATTAGATTGGCTAGCTTCATTGCCTGCTCACTTTAAAATGGTTAGTGTTGGACATATTTCTACTAAGGACTTAAATGACCTGAATTTGTATGCTGAAAAGATTGGAATGAAAAATAGAGTCATGTTTTTTAACGAAAACGACTTTAGTAATATGGCTGATTTTTGTAGTGGCGCTGATTTCAGTTTTATTTGTCCAAATCCGCAGATTCTCAATGATTATTTAACATTATCTAATAGAATTTTTGATTGCATTCGAGCAAGGTTGCCCATACTTTCTTATGATGTTCCTGCACATAAATTTTATATTGACGAGTATAAAATTGGAGAGGTTGTTTCGCTAGAAAACCAATCAAATCAAATGCCCGAACTAATTAAACGGTTTGCCGATAAATTAGAATTTTATCGGAGTAATCTCGAAAATGCAGCGAAGGCTCTTGTCTGGGAAGCACAAGAAAATAAGTTTTTAGAATTTTTTAATTATCCTAAAACAGTAACCTTTATTGGGAAAAATGATTTAAGTAATAACAATCGTACCTTGCGTATGGTTCAAACTTTAGTAAATCTAGGAACAAAGGTCAATATTGTAACAACAAGTGACCCCAAAGAACCTATTACTAAAGTAAATTACTATAATATGCATACGTATTTTAAACAAAATTTATCTAATTAA